A portion of the Tachysurus vachellii isolate PV-2020 chromosome 14, HZAU_Pvac_v1, whole genome shotgun sequence genome contains these proteins:
- the nudt4b gene encoding diphosphoinositol polyphosphate phosphohydrolase NUDT4B — protein sequence MKFKPNQTRTYDGEGFKQRAACLCFRNEREDEVLLVSSSRHPDQWIVPGGGMEPEEEPCGAAVREVYEEAGVKGKLGRLLGVFEHNQDRKHRTYVYVLTVTETLEAWEDSVNIGRKREWFPVEEAIKILQNHKPVHAEYLRHLQLSCSTTNNGNILLPPPPPNDNTTRAAACR from the exons ATGAAGTTCAAACCCAACCAGACGAGAACGTACGACGGTGAAGGCTTCAAGCAGCGAGCGGCGTGTCTGTGTTTCAGAAACGAGCGAGAGGACGAG GTGTTGCTGGTGAGCAGCAGTCGTCATCCGGATCAGTGGATCGTCCCGGGGGGAGGAATGGAGCCGGAGGAAGAGCCGTGTGGCGCAGCAGTGAGGGAGGTTTATGAAGAG GCTGGAGTGAAGGGGAAACTGGGTCGACTCCTAGGTGTGTTTGAG CATAATCAGGACAGGAAGCATCGCACCTACGTGTATGTCCTGACCGTGACTGAGACTCTGGAAGCATGGGAAGACTCGGTCAATATCG GTCGAAAGCGAGAGTGGTTCCCGGTGGAGGAGGCGATAAAGATCCTGCAGAACCACAAACCTGTTCATGCAGAATATCTGAGGCACCTTCAGCTCAGCTGCTCCACCACCAACAATGGCAACATACTACTGCCTCCTCCACCTCCCAACGACAACACAACCCGCGCTGCTGCATGCAGATAG